From the genome of Ziziphus jujuba cultivar Dongzao chromosome 6, ASM3175591v1, one region includes:
- the LOC107406406 gene encoding ATP-dependent Clp protease proteolytic subunit-related protein 2, chloroplastic: MSLSFQTTTSTPSLHAQAGHFHPPPSLGTKLYSGLKLQSAGPFGAGKPNLTIEFYGKVNKSLQPRLHNHKPSRAQFGMMPIGTPRVPYRTPGEGTWQWVDLWNALYRERVIFIGQHIDEEFSNQILATMLYLDSIDDSKKLYMYINGPGGDLTPSMAIYDTMQSLKSPVGTHCVGYAYNLAAFLVAAGEKGNRFAMPLSRIALQSPAGAARGQADDIQNEANELLRIRDYLFKELAEKTGQPVEKIYKDLSRMKRFNAQEALEYGLIDRVVRPPRIKADAPRKDAGTGLG; encoded by the exons ATGTCACTCTCTTTTCAAACCACTACCTCTACTCCAAGCCTTCACGCTCAAGCTGGACACTTTCATCCCCCTCCCAG TTTGGGTACGAAGCTCTATTCTGGACTTAAGCTTCAATCCGCAG gTCCTTTTGGAGCTGGAAAGCCCAACTTGACAATTGAGTTCTATGGAAAAGTTAATAAGAGCCTTCAACCAAG GTTGCATAACCATAAACCCTCACGAGCACAATTTGGAATGATGCCTATTGGAACACCAAGAGTGCCCTATAGAACTCCTGGTGAGGGAACTTGGCAGTGGGTTGACTTGTGGAATGCCCTA TACCGAGAACGTGTTATCTTCATTGGGCAACATATAGATGAAGAATTTAGCAACCAAATTCTTGCAACAATGCTGTACCTTGACAGTATTGATGATTCCAAAAAGCTCTATATGTACATCAACGGTCCTGGTGGAGAT CTTACTCCAAGCATGGCTATCTATGATACCATGCAAAGCTTGAAGAGTCCTGTTGGCACCCATTGTGTGGGCTATGCATATAATCTAGCAGCCTTTCTTGTTGCAGCGGGGGAAAAG GGTAATCGATTTGCAATGCCTTTATCAAGGATTGCACTACAGTCGCCAGCTGGGGCTGCTCGTGGTCAG GCTGATGACATCCAGAATGAAGCTAATGAACTTCTCAGAATCAGAGATTACCTCTTTAAAGAATTGGCTGAGAAAACTGGCCAGCCAGTTGAAAAG ATTTACAAAGACTTAAGTCGGATGAAGCGATTTAATGCCCAGGAGGCTCTTGAATATGGGCTTATTGATCGAGTAGTCAGGCCTCCTCGTATTAAGGCTGATGCGCCTCGCAAGGATGCCGGAACAGGTCTTGGTTAG
- the LOC107406129 gene encoding AT-hook motif nuclear-localized protein 1: protein MEGREGVSSGVTVVGSDAPSDYHVAPRSENPPQTGGSTTTTPAVAPPPPSAPAVATAATPAAGGATMPEKKKRGRPRKYGPDGTVTMALSPKPISSSAPPPVIDFSAEKSRKVRPASSVSKAKYELENLGEWVACSVGANFTPHIITVNAGEDVTMKIISFSQQGPRAICILSANGVISSVTLRQPDSSGGTLTYEGRFEILSLSGSFMPSETGGTRSRSGGMSVSLASPDGRVVGGGVAGLLVAASPVQVVVGSFLAGNQHEQKPKKQKHDYISVATPTAAIPISSADPKANLTSTGSFRGDSWSSLPQDSTRNKSTDINVSLPGG, encoded by the exons ATGGAGGGTAGGGAAGGCGTGAGTAGTGGGGTTACAGTGGTGGGATCAGATGCTCCCTCGGACTACCATGTAGCTCCAAGGTCCGAAAACCCGCCCCAGACGGGTGGATCAACTACCACGACGCCGGCAGTTGCTCCGCCACCGCCGTCAGCTCCGGCGGTGGCCACGGCGGCGACACCGGCAGCTGGTGGTGCGACTATGccggaaaagaagaaaagagggaGACCAAGGAAGTACGGACCTGATGGGACTGTCACTATGGCACTGTCACCAAAACCGATATCGTCTTCAGCGCCACCTCCGGTGATCGATTTCTCGGCCGAAAAAAGCAGGAAAGTTCGGCCGGCTAGCTCAGTCAGCAAGGCCAAATATGAATTGGAGAATttag GTGAATGGGTTGCATGTTCAGTTGGTGCTAATTTTACACCCCATATCATCACTGTTAATGCTGGCGAG GATGTTACAATGAAGATAATATCATTTTCTCAACAAGGCCCTCGCGCTATATGTATTCTCTCAGCAAATGGTGTAATATCGAGTGTTACACTTCGTCAGCCTGATTCTTCTGGGGGTACATTGACGTATGAG GGTCGCTTTGAAATACTTTCGTTATCTGGTTCATTCATGCCCAGTGAAACTGGAGGAACAAGAAGCAGATCTGGTGGGATGAGCGTTTCTTTAGCTAGTCCAGATGGACGTGTTGTAGGTGGTGGAGTTGCTGGGTTATTAGTAGCTGCAAGTCCTGTGCAG GTTGTAGTGGGCAGTTTTCTAGCAGGGAACCAGCACGAGCAGAAGCCAAAGAAGCAGAAACACGATTACATCTCAGTAGCAACTCCGACAGCAGCGATTCCCATTTCAAGTGCTGATCCGAAAGCAAACCTCACTTCTACTGGTTCCTTCCGAGGGGATAGTTGGTCTTCACTGCCACAAGATTCAACAAGGAATAAGTCAACTGACATTAATGTATCTTTGCCTGGAGGGTAA